Genomic window (Stenotrophomonas maltophilia):
ATTCACCGATATCGGCCCAGTGCGGGGCACCCTGCGGGGTCGCCATTTCAGCGCTGCCCCCGCAGGCGGCGGCGCAGCAGGCGCGGTGCGCGCCAGAGCATGCCGAAGAACAGGCGGGTGTGCATGCGGGTGATGCGCACGTTGTCGCGCCACATATCAAAGTGCGACACGCCATCGGAAGGATAGGTCACGCGCGTGGACAGATGCTCGACCGGCACCTGCCGCCAGTACAGGCGCACGATCACCTCGGTATCGAAATCCATGCGCCGGCCGATGGTCTCTTCGCCGATCAGGCGCAGAACCGGTGGCAGCGGGTACACGCGGAAGCCGCACATGGTGTCGCGCAGGTGCAGCGACAACGTATTGATCCAGACCCAGATGTGGGTGGCGTAGCGGCCATACAGGCGTGCCTTCGGTACGCTGGCGTCGTAGGCCGGGATACCGCAGATCACCGCATCCGGATGCGCACGCGCCGCCTCGATGAAGCGCGGCAGGTCGCCAGTATCGTGCTGGCCGTCGGCATCGATCTGCAGCACGTGGCTGTAGCCACGCGCGTGGGCCTCGGCGAAGCCCGCCAGCATCGCCCCGCCCTTGCCCTGGTTGATGTCCAGGCGCAGCAGGTCGACGCCCGGGCGCTGTGCCAGCGAACGCAGCACGGCCGCACACGCGTCATGTGAGCCGTCGTCCACCAGCAGGCATGGAAGGCCGGAAGCCAGCACGCCGTCGACCACCGCCGCGATCGCATGTTCGTGGTCGTAGACAGGAATCACCACCAATGGCGCGAACGCGGCACTGGCACTGGAGGAATCAATCCGCATCGGCAAACACCACCTTTCCGCTGGAGTGCATCCCGTGGCTGGAGGTATAGCGGAAGCCCAGCACGCCACGTGCGGCATCCCAGTCCAGCTGCAGGGTCAGCACGTCCCCCGGCCGCGCGACGTGCTGGAACTTCACCGCGTCCATGCGCAGGAAACCCGCCGGCATCGCGAACGCCTGGCGGCCGAAACGCACCGCCCAGTCCAGCTGGGCCACGCCGGGCAGGATCGCCGCCTGCGGGAAGTGGCCCTGGAATGGCCGAAGCGCGGGATCAAGGGTCATGCGCAATGTCGCGCTGGACGTATCGCGGTGATCCCACAGCGGTACCGGCATCAGCGGCTGGAACAGTGCCGCCAGCGCCGACTGGGTGACCTTGCCCTGCGCATTGAATGGCAGCGACGGGACCAGTCGCCAGCGACGTGGACGGGTCACTGCGTCGTGGCTGTGGGCCAGCCGCGCGCCCAGGCGCTGGCCGAGTGCACGACGCGCCGCGTCACCACCGTCCAGCAACGCGGGATCTGCCGGCACCACCACCGCTGCAAGCTGCTCGCGTTGGCCCGGCAGCACCAGCACGCGTGCATCCTCCACTTCGGTGTCTTCGCGCAGCGCGCGTTCCAGCGCATCCAGCGAGACGCGCCGCTCTTCAATCTTGACGATGCGGTCGGTTCGGCCCAGCAGGCGGAAACACCCGTCGGCCAGCGCCTCGACGCGGTCCTGGGTGCGCCACCAGCCGGCGTTCTCCAGGTGTGGCGACGCCACGGCCAGGCATCCCTCCTCGATCCGCCACTGCACGCCCGGCAGCGGCTGCCACGGCGGCAGGTCGGTTTCCCAGCGACGCCAGGCGATGCCGCCGGTCTCGCTGCTGCCGTACACCTCGGTGGGAGCCACACCCAACCACTTCCGCACCTGCCGCGCCGCTTCTTCAGGCAGCGGGCCACCGGAGGAGAACACTGCGCGCAGGCGGCCGTGCAGGCTGAACCAATCCAGCTGTTCGGGCAGGCGCTTGAGGTGGGCCGGGGTGG
Coding sequences:
- a CDS encoding AMP-binding protein, whose protein sequence is MAEWISLDRLLLDARPQRPVGVCDGVLLDHAGFRRRVLAWRSAFAAAEGRDWALYFDDAVAFAAALYGAWHAGKRVFLAADNLPATLQALQSQVSGFAGDVSADHRPLMAVDAVAEGALGMLDERACELCVFTSGSTGQPSAISKRLDQLAREVDALQAAFGAQLEGVEVHGTVSHQHIYGLLFRVLWPLAAGRLIHPRRFFHEDLVAALSGTDTVLVATPAHLKRLPEQLDWFSLHGRLRAVFSSGGPLPEEAARQVRKWLGVAPTEVYGSSETGGIAWRRWETDLPPWQPLPGVQWRIEEGCLAVASPHLENAGWWRTQDRVEALADGCFRLLGRTDRIVKIEERRVSLDALERALREDTEVEDARVLVLPGQREQLAAVVVPADPALLDGGDAARRALGQRLGARLAHSHDAVTRPRRWRLVPSLPFNAQGKVTQSALAALFQPLMPVPLWDHRDTSSATLRMTLDPALRPFQGHFPQAAILPGVAQLDWAVRFGRQAFAMPAGFLRMDAVKFQHVARPGDVLTLQLDWDAARGVLGFRYTSSHGMHSSGKVVFADAD
- a CDS encoding glycosyltransferase family 2 protein, with the translated sequence MRIDSSSASAAFAPLVVIPVYDHEHAIAAVVDGVLASGLPCLLVDDGSHDACAAVLRSLAQRPGVDLLRLDINQGKGGAMLAGFAEAHARGYSHVLQIDADGQHDTGDLPRFIEAARAHPDAVICGIPAYDASVPKARLYGRYATHIWVWINTLSLHLRDTMCGFRVYPLPPVLRLIGEETIGRRMDFDTEVIVRLYWRQVPVEHLSTRVTYPSDGVSHFDMWRDNVRITRMHTRLFFGMLWRAPRLLRRRLRGQR